The proteins below are encoded in one region of Macrococcus armenti:
- a CDS encoding DoxX family protein, producing the protein MFNYLNNLYVAKQMYESGKGKLQGDENLVKMFEEFGYSKDFMKVIGGVETAGAALLALSVFNKKFNQAGALLVEGVMLGAIYSHLKAGHGYEATKSARNILALNTTSLLTSFKDDKDK; encoded by the coding sequence ATGTTTAACTACTTAAATAATTTGTATGTTGCAAAGCAAATGTATGAATCAGGTAAAGGTAAATTACAAGGTGACGAGAACTTAGTTAAAATGTTTGAAGAGTTTGGTTATTCTAAAGACTTTATGAAAGTAATCGGTGGGGTTGAAACTGCTGGTGCTGCGTTACTTGCATTGTCTGTCTTTAATAAGAAATTCAATCAAGCTGGTGCATTACTAGTAGAAGGTGTAATGCTTGGTGCAATTTATTCTCATTTAAAGGCAGGACACGGATATGAAGCGACTAAGAGCGCACGTAATATATTAGCGCTTAATACGACATCGCTATTAACGAGTTTTAAAGACGATAAAGATAAATAA
- a CDS encoding SLC13 family permease, whose translation MRVDISNRTLIITISCLLFAIYIFTSTDFEYLGKISVILFVVSLVMFIATPLPAALVALLLLTLGVLIGLPKSLLFGSFEQDIIWLMIGAFIISGMLEKSGLMKRLSDWVLNQGHTRKMNRFIFIASQFISVVIPSTSSRAVMLLPLYEQLIKKLPQHKTYYSLLFPTLILMGSNLTLLGAGSHLIGMGLLEAQNKNTLSYFEFLLFGAPFGILIGVVSMLVIRLFTKVKHEHIVHEYIENKHYSIIEKKSLFIIIVTIILWMTEWLHNMDISVLTLFIALIIMLPSLNILSFKEGLKYINWSLILFVAAASALGSLLVTYNVVDDIQQTLFKMLTNLEWMNEFYMMITIIVISVLSHLLITSHTTRAIVLVPGFLLLADIFQLNPTATVFLALIGMNYCLTFPVSSKSILVFYEADAGFTSKQLMTLSLILTPIYIAAMIIFYYCYWSPLGLTL comes from the coding sequence ATGCGAGTTGATATTTCTAATAGGACGCTTATCATTACGATAAGCTGTCTATTGTTTGCGATTTATATCTTTACATCGACTGATTTTGAATATTTAGGTAAGATCAGCGTCATATTATTTGTCGTATCGCTCGTTATGTTTATTGCAACGCCACTTCCTGCTGCGCTTGTTGCATTGTTATTGTTAACATTAGGTGTATTGATAGGCTTGCCAAAGTCATTGCTATTCGGTTCGTTTGAACAGGATATAATATGGTTGATGATTGGCGCGTTTATCATTAGTGGAATGCTCGAAAAGAGCGGACTGATGAAACGGCTATCTGATTGGGTATTAAATCAAGGTCACACACGAAAAATGAATCGTTTTATTTTTATTGCGTCCCAATTTATTAGTGTGGTTATTCCGTCAACTTCATCTCGTGCAGTAATGTTATTACCGTTATACGAGCAACTCATAAAGAAATTACCACAACATAAAACGTATTACAGTTTGCTCTTTCCAACACTTATATTAATGGGTTCAAATTTGACGTTGTTAGGTGCAGGGAGTCACTTGATTGGAATGGGCTTACTTGAAGCTCAGAACAAGAATACATTATCATATTTTGAGTTTTTATTATTTGGTGCACCGTTTGGAATATTGATTGGTGTAGTTTCAATGTTAGTTATACGCTTGTTTACAAAAGTGAAACATGAGCATATCGTACATGAATATATAGAAAATAAACATTATAGTATAATTGAGAAAAAGTCATTATTTATTATTATTGTAACAATTATCTTATGGATGACAGAATGGCTACACAATATGGATATTTCTGTATTAACATTATTTATTGCACTTATCATAATGCTGCCGTCATTGAATATACTGTCATTTAAAGAAGGTTTGAAGTACATTAACTGGAGCTTGATATTATTTGTTGCTGCAGCGAGTGCGTTAGGTTCTTTACTTGTAACGTACAATGTTGTAGATGATATACAGCAGACATTATTTAAAATGTTAACAAATTTAGAGTGGATGAATGAGTTTTATATGATGATTACGATTATCGTAATCAGTGTACTTTCTCATTTATTAATTACAAGTCATACAACAAGAGCAATCGTATTAGTTCCAGGATTTTTATTATTAGCTGATATATTTCAATTAAATCCGACAGCGACAGTATTTTTAGCACTTATCGGCATGAACTACTGTTTGACGTTTCCTGTAAGCTCTAAGTCTATATTAGTATTTTATGAAGCGGATGCTGGTTTTACATCGAAGCAATTAATGACATTGAGTTTAATATTAACGCCGATTTATATTGCCGCTATGATTATATTTTATTATTGTTACTGGAGCCCGTTAGGATTAACACTTTAA
- a CDS encoding glycerate kinase produces MKIVVIPSGFKESLSAEEVGYSIAHGIQKVDPSHDVTVIPMVDGGEGFAKTITKLKSGEIINHRVTGPIGEKINSFYGMFYEQGVKTAVIEMAAIAGLKNVPKHLRNPLKTTTYGVGEMMLKALDDGAERILIGCGDSGTNDCGIGMAQALGVRCYDETGREIYIEGGGDIHRIQSIDFSGLNDNIKRIPIDAAVNWKNVLCGERGVARVFGPQKGATPEQVELLANNLEYLAELYHEVSTEDLKYGQGTGASGGLGAGLIAVCGAKLHPRFEIIMKYIQISDAIQNTDLVFTAEGCLDYQTPHGKIPSEVARIAKLYHKPVIALAGTIGKNAKINYDTGIDAFSSIIPQPATLEDSISDASKWLKNCAENAMRKVMIGILIAKAMKSHAS; encoded by the coding sequence ATGAAAATCGTAGTTATTCCATCAGGTTTTAAAGAGAGTTTAAGTGCTGAAGAGGTGGGTTACTCAATCGCGCATGGTATTCAGAAGGTAGATCCGAGTCATGATGTTACTGTAATTCCTATGGTTGATGGCGGAGAAGGTTTCGCTAAAACAATTACTAAATTGAAGTCTGGAGAAATTATTAATCATCGTGTAACGGGACCTATTGGAGAAAAGATTAATTCATTCTATGGCATGTTTTATGAACAAGGTGTAAAAACTGCTGTAATCGAGATGGCAGCAATTGCAGGTCTTAAGAATGTACCGAAACATTTACGAAATCCGTTAAAAACAACGACATACGGTGTTGGAGAGATGATGTTAAAAGCACTTGATGATGGTGCGGAGCGTATTCTTATTGGATGTGGTGATTCAGGTACAAATGACTGTGGTATCGGTATGGCTCAGGCATTGGGTGTGCGTTGCTATGATGAAACAGGTCGTGAAATTTACATAGAAGGGGGCGGAGATATTCATCGTATTCAATCTATAGATTTTTCAGGTTTAAATGATAATATTAAACGCATTCCAATCGATGCAGCTGTTAACTGGAAAAATGTATTATGTGGTGAACGTGGTGTTGCACGTGTATTTGGCCCTCAAAAAGGCGCAACGCCAGAGCAGGTCGAACTATTAGCAAACAATCTAGAATATTTAGCAGAGTTATATCATGAAGTTTCGACTGAAGACTTAAAGTATGGCCAAGGTACGGGGGCTTCTGGTGGTCTTGGTGCTGGCTTAATTGCTGTATGCGGAGCGAAGTTACATCCAAGGTTTGAGATTATTATGAAGTATATTCAAATTTCAGATGCAATACAAAATACGGATCTCGTATTTACAGCAGAAGGATGTCTGGATTATCAGACGCCTCACGGTAAGATTCCATCAGAAGTAGCACGTATTGCAAAACTTTATCATAAACCTGTTATTGCACTGGCAGGTACAATCGGTAAAAATGCAAAGATTAACTATGACACTGGAATAGATGCATTCTCAAGCATTATCCCTCAACCAGCAACATTAGAAGACTCGATTTCGGATGCAAGTAAATGGCTGAAAAATTGTGCAGAAAATGCGATGCGAAAAGTAATGATTGGTATACTAATTGCTAAAGCGATGAAGTCGCATGCGAGTTGA
- a CDS encoding cytochrome c oxidase subunit II, giving the protein MKVHKLEELWLIIGVVIIGLAIAITGYQAFAKEMAPPSHIETIDPTKVSKTPPFNKPGLKKIGDNEYEAVMTLEAFKFEPQKLEVPKGAKVTFKLTSKDVVHGINIPNTNVNTMVVPGHIQTITQTFKKSERFIMICNEYCGTGHDTMSMQIVVKE; this is encoded by the coding sequence ATGAAAGTACATAAATTAGAAGAATTATGGTTGATTATCGGTGTCGTAATTATCGGACTTGCAATCGCAATAACAGGTTATCAGGCATTTGCCAAAGAGATGGCACCACCAAGTCATATCGAAACAATAGATCCGACGAAAGTATCTAAGACACCTCCTTTTAATAAACCTGGGTTAAAGAAAATAGGGGACAATGAATATGAAGCGGTTATGACGTTAGAAGCTTTCAAATTTGAACCGCAAAAATTGGAAGTGCCAAAAGGGGCGAAAGTAACATTTAAGCTTACGTCAAAAGATGTCGTGCATGGTATCAATATCCCAAATACGAATGTAAATACGATGGTGGTCCCTGGTCACATCCAGACCATCACACAGACATTTAAGAAGTCTGAACGATTCATCATGATATGTAATGAATATTGTGGCACTGGACATGACACAATGTCGATGCAAATTGTTGTAAAGGAGTGA
- a CDS encoding phosphatidate cytidylyltransferase: MNLNNLSNEMITVLIGVFVVLIISTIISQILLRKYSNKDTENIWLRVKSWWMMCIIFSFALMIHKTVSLIFMAFLCFLALKEYFSLIPTNRSHRLVYLWAYLTIPIQFILIYNGLYGFFIVFIPVYMFLFIPIQALIVGETKGFLHSMATIQWGIMLFVFSLSHLAYLIVLPGNEQSVSGASLVLFLVILTQANDVFQYISGKLFGKRKIIPKVSPNKTWAGFIGGVILTTLLSMLLGSLLTPFTLSGMIAAGMYISVSGFIGDVNISALKRDLNIKDTSQAIPGHGGILDRVDSLTYTAPLFFHFTRFFYF, translated from the coding sequence ATGAACCTCAATAACCTATCAAACGAAATGATTACTGTATTAATCGGTGTCTTTGTTGTCCTTATTATCTCAACGATTATTAGTCAAATATTACTCAGGAAATATTCGAATAAGGATACTGAAAACATATGGTTACGTGTAAAATCTTGGTGGATGATGTGTATTATATTCTCATTTGCGTTAATGATACATAAAACAGTTTCTTTAATCTTTATGGCTTTTCTTTGCTTTCTGGCATTAAAAGAATATTTTTCACTAATTCCTACAAATAGAAGCCATCGTCTTGTATATTTATGGGCGTATTTAACGATACCTATTCAATTTATATTAATTTATAACGGACTCTATGGCTTTTTTATCGTTTTTATTCCTGTATATATGTTTTTATTTATCCCGATACAAGCGTTGATCGTTGGAGAAACGAAGGGCTTCTTACACTCTATGGCTACGATTCAATGGGGGATCATGTTATTCGTGTTTAGTTTAAGTCATCTGGCATACTTAATTGTTCTGCCAGGAAATGAACAATCAGTTTCAGGCGCAAGCTTAGTATTATTTTTAGTCATACTTACTCAAGCAAATGATGTATTTCAATACATATCAGGTAAATTATTTGGCAAGCGCAAAATAATCCCGAAAGTAAGCCCTAATAAAACATGGGCTGGTTTTATAGGTGGCGTCATACTTACAACATTACTTTCAATGTTACTTGGTTCATTACTTACTCCTTTTACTTTATCAGGCATGATCGCTGCAGGTATGTATATCAGCGTCAGTGGTTTTATTGGTGACGTGAACATTTCAGCGCTTAAACGTGATTTAAATATTAAAGATACCTCTCAAGCGATACCGGGCCATGGTGGTATATTAGATCGTGTGGACTCGCTCACATATACAGCACCATTATTCTTCCATTTCACGAGATTCTTTTATTTTTAG
- a CDS encoding lysophospholipid acyltransferase family protein produces MRNLLFTLIVRPIVFIVLGLNIRHYERLQKSGPLVLIANHNSHLDTLVLMSLFKGKHFHHVRPVAAGDYFLKNKVLKWFSTEVMNIIPIERKMTRDFKGMFQPIINELQNGGIIILYPEGSRGEPEQLSKYKSGIYYLMRECQNVPIQPVFMHGLGKALPKDSFILVPFFVDIFIGETFKFIDDRKVFMDEVTNRLNTLRDEGNFKEW; encoded by the coding sequence ATGAGGAATTTATTATTCACGCTTATCGTGAGACCAATCGTCTTTATTGTCTTAGGTTTGAATATAAGACATTATGAACGATTACAAAAATCTGGTCCACTTGTCTTGATAGCAAATCATAATAGTCATCTAGATACTTTAGTACTAATGAGTCTGTTTAAAGGTAAACATTTTCACCATGTAAGACCTGTAGCTGCTGGTGATTACTTTCTTAAGAATAAAGTGTTGAAATGGTTTTCCACAGAAGTGATGAATATTATTCCTATCGAGCGTAAGATGACACGTGACTTTAAAGGGATGTTTCAACCGATAATAAATGAATTACAAAATGGAGGTATAATCATACTATATCCAGAAGGTTCACGTGGAGAACCAGAACAGCTATCTAAGTATAAGTCTGGAATCTATTATTTAATGCGTGAATGCCAGAATGTACCCATTCAACCTGTTTTTATGCACGGATTAGGAAAGGCATTGCCGAAAGATAGCTTCATACTCGTGCCATTTTTTGTAGATATCTTTATTGGGGAAACATTTAAATTTATTGATGACCGCAAAGTATTCATGGATGAAGTGACGAATAGACTTAATACTTTAAGAGATGAAGGTAATTTTAAGGAATGGTAA
- a CDS encoding DUF488 domain-containing protein, with translation MYKLARIYDKHIPDGKRVLVDRVWPRGISKEDAKLDEWLKDVAPSTELRKWFNHDPDKFSEFKKKYREELRNNEAVQALKDMKGTVVLLYGAKDEVHNHAIVLKEFLEE, from the coding sequence ATGTACAAACTTGCGCGTATTTATGATAAACATATTCCTGATGGTAAGCGCGTACTCGTAGATCGTGTTTGGCCGAGAGGGATAAGTAAAGAGGATGCGAAGCTGGATGAGTGGTTGAAAGATGTTGCACCGAGTACCGAGCTTCGTAAGTGGTTTAATCATGATCCTGATAAGTTTTCGGAGTTTAAGAAGAAGTATAGAGAGGAGCTTCGTAATAACGAAGCGGTTCAAGCGTTAAAGGATATGAAAGGTACGGTTGTGCTGCTTTATGGTGCAAAGGATGAAGTGCATAATCATGCTATTGTTTTAAAGGAATTTCTAGAGGAATAG
- the rpsI gene encoding 30S ribosomal protein S9 produces the protein MQLYETLKFFERKKPGLKGARRSPQFSKR, from the coding sequence ATACAACTGTACGAAACCCTAAAGTTTTTTGAACGTAAGAAACCAGGTCTTAAAGGCGCTCGTCGTTCACCACAGTTCTCAAAACGTTAG
- a CDS encoding sensor histidine kinase, which translates to MKLSTKIQLYTTVMIVLTLIVVNVFVYITFKKNAIQNEVHQLENRAINIIKELEKSNQTKQDNEKIIVNHLLSDGSVTIVNQNNKRKLQIMTKQHYRNLIEDYTDKQTDKYITRGNHHFVMVSVPVLWEDKETVNLQIYENIDMKHESFENLKWILIGSTIMVTIITIILNMIITHSILKPIHLLINKMSNIHKTKGYTKIESIENTSKELDDLTDTFNLMMKRLSEQEEKEQSFIANASHELKTPITVIKSYSEMLKRFGKSKPEVLDEGLDAIHEEAIRMSYLANQMLQITSFHKQTKHNERESFELIQLLQSTAKKLSITHGREIDVQSKIKTLHIKLNQEQFVQLITIFIDNAIKYSDKSVVIALNQKHKNVMLQIEDKGIGIPAESLDKIFNRFYRVDKARTRKTGGSGLGLYIAKEIAQANDIGIDVYSELNYGTTVKLTIKEQYIETFS; encoded by the coding sequence ATGAAGTTAAGTACTAAAATTCAACTGTATACTACTGTTATGATCGTACTCACATTAATTGTAGTGAATGTTTTCGTATATATTACGTTTAAGAAAAATGCTATTCAAAACGAAGTGCATCAATTAGAAAATAGGGCAATAAATATTATTAAAGAATTAGAAAAGTCCAATCAAACAAAACAGGATAACGAAAAGATTATCGTCAATCATTTACTGTCAGACGGATCTGTTACGATTGTTAATCAAAATAATAAACGCAAACTTCAAATTATGACGAAACAGCATTATCGTAATTTGATTGAAGACTATACGGATAAACAAACAGATAAGTACATTACACGTGGGAATCATCATTTCGTAATGGTTTCTGTACCGGTACTCTGGGAAGATAAAGAGACTGTCAACTTGCAAATATACGAGAATATTGATATGAAACACGAATCATTTGAAAACTTAAAGTGGATATTAATCGGTTCTACAATTATGGTTACGATCATTACTATTATTCTTAATATGATTATTACGCATAGTATATTAAAACCAATTCATCTGCTCATAAATAAAATGTCTAACATTCATAAAACGAAAGGTTATACAAAAATTGAAAGTATAGAAAACACATCAAAAGAATTAGATGATCTGACCGATACATTTAATTTAATGATGAAACGATTAAGTGAACAAGAAGAGAAAGAACAGAGTTTTATTGCAAACGCCTCACATGAATTAAAGACACCTATAACTGTAATTAAAAGCTATAGTGAGATGTTAAAGCGCTTCGGTAAATCAAAGCCAGAGGTATTGGATGAAGGATTAGACGCCATACATGAAGAAGCGATAAGGATGAGTTATTTAGCGAATCAAATGTTACAGATTACGTCATTTCATAAGCAAACGAAACATAATGAACGTGAATCATTTGAACTTATCCAATTGTTACAAAGTACCGCAAAGAAATTATCGATTACTCATGGGCGAGAAATTGATGTTCAATCAAAAATAAAGACTTTACACATAAAATTAAATCAGGAGCAATTTGTGCAACTCATTACAATATTTATCGATAATGCGATTAAGTATAGTGATAAAAGTGTAGTGATTGCGTTGAACCAAAAACATAAAAATGTGATGCTTCAAATTGAAGATAAGGGCATAGGGATACCTGCAGAAAGTCTGGATAAGATATTTAATAGATTTTATCGTGTAGACAAGGCACGTACTAGAAAGACAGGTGGCAGCGGTTTAGGGTTATACATTGCAAAAGAGATTGCACAAGCAAATGATATAGGGATTGATGTATATTCAGAATTAAATTACGGAACAACGGTTAAATTAACGATAAAGGAGCAGTACATTGAAACATTTAGTTAA
- a CDS encoding phosphoribosyltransferase codes for MMDIIKLEEKLSKDLSFRKQEITILDQRETDIWGVFPTSSGVINEEVEELKERCRYLTGKRMKEPLFIRHTSVKPSRETNHHKRLEDGCKKHFDSIVLNPYYKNRIKDKTICIIDDYITNGTSFETVRNLLISAGANKIILLALGRYRKGTYGVYQKEDYDIKMDVTRPGYQYVLKEKNNITGAYNERARNEVENIYNILYND; via the coding sequence TTGATGGATATTATTAAGCTTGAGGAAAAGTTGTCAAAGGATTTAAGTTTTAGAAAACAAGAAATTACTATTTTAGATCAAAGAGAAACTGATATATGGGGGGTATTCCCAACTTCGTCTGGAGTTATAAATGAAGAAGTTGAAGAACTAAAAGAAAGGTGTCGATACTTGACAGGTAAAAGGATGAAAGAGCCTTTATTCATAAGGCATACATCAGTAAAACCAAGTAGAGAGACAAATCATCATAAAAGATTAGAGGATGGATGTAAAAAACATTTTGATTCAATAGTACTTAATCCTTATTACAAAAATAGAATAAAAGATAAAACAATATGCATAATTGATGATTATATTACAAATGGCACCTCTTTTGAAACGGTTAGAAATTTATTAATAAGTGCAGGTGCTAATAAAATCATTTTATTAGCATTAGGTCGTTATAGAAAAGGAACATACGGTGTATATCAAAAAGAAGACTATGATATAAAAATGGATGTTACAAGACCAGGATACCAATATGTTTTGAAGGAAAAAAATAATATTACTGGGGCATACAATGAAAGAGCTAGAAATGAAGTAGAAAATATATATAATATTTTATATAATGATTGA
- a CDS encoding TPM domain-containing protein, with product MRYIRLLIAMLILMIVIPLNVHASTFPKLNKDHLYVQDYAKIFSESEISRLNFLSEQLEENTGVEMAVFTVDSAGESRDLYATEVINHYGIGKEDLDNGIVILLNMDKDKKYNNRGIEVRVGYGLEGFFNDAKVGRIIDQSGYETLKEGNYSKGTIEVYDAFYEEINKMFADLPKNATYDEVNDISNYQFVIKQFYKEMYAYNYFIVKPIIVIAYYASITTVLAFLLKHYTNNFHDIFGENTNERRFPILHCILVSFRAGRYIKLKYNNKFVTLLYYVHGAIFLLLEILYLFYLESTNLLKLTSTGIYNETRKDPAYIDDETDKLIRMEKVLPVNTRILDTSAPQFADGSPLGGGSGGGGGSSGGSGGGFGGGSSGGGGAGRSF from the coding sequence ATGAGATATATACGATTATTAATAGCGATGCTGATATTGATGATAGTTATACCATTGAATGTTCATGCATCAACTTTCCCAAAATTGAATAAAGACCATCTTTATGTACAGGACTATGCAAAGATTTTCTCAGAATCAGAGATTAGTCGTTTAAACTTTTTAAGTGAACAACTTGAAGAGAACACCGGCGTCGAAATGGCAGTGTTTACAGTTGACAGTGCAGGTGAATCACGTGATTTATATGCGACCGAAGTGATTAATCATTATGGTATAGGCAAAGAAGATTTAGATAATGGAATCGTCATTCTTCTAAATATGGATAAAGATAAGAAATACAACAATCGAGGGATTGAAGTACGTGTCGGTTATGGACTGGAAGGCTTCTTTAACGATGCGAAAGTAGGTCGTATTATCGATCAAAGTGGTTATGAAACTTTGAAGGAAGGAAACTATAGTAAAGGAACTATAGAAGTATATGATGCATTTTATGAGGAGATCAATAAAATGTTTGCAGATCTTCCTAAAAATGCAACGTATGATGAAGTTAACGATATCAGCAATTATCAATTTGTGATTAAGCAGTTTTATAAAGAAATGTATGCGTATAATTATTTTATTGTGAAACCGATTATTGTAATAGCATACTATGCATCCATCACAACGGTATTAGCATTTTTGTTAAAGCATTATACAAACAACTTTCATGATATATTTGGAGAGAATACGAACGAGCGCAGGTTCCCGATATTGCATTGCATACTAGTAAGCTTTCGGGCAGGACGATATATAAAGCTGAAATATAATAATAAATTTGTGACGCTATTGTACTATGTGCATGGAGCGATTTTCTTGTTGCTGGAGATTTTGTATTTATTTTATTTGGAAAGTACAAATTTACTGAAATTAACGTCGACAGGGATATACAATGAGACACGAAAAGACCCGGCATATATTGATGATGAAACGGATAAGTTAATTCGTATGGAGAAAGTACTGCCTGTGAATACGAGAATATTAGATACATCGGCACCTCAATTTGCAGATGGGTCTCCACTTGGTGGTGGCTCAGGAGGCGGCGGTGGATCAAGCGGTGGTTCAGGTGGCGGCTTCGGGGGCGGCTCATCTGGCGGCGGTGGTGCTGGTCGAAGCTTCTAG
- a CDS encoding CDP-alcohol phosphatidyltransferase family protein, translating to MMVSIYELKPKFQQVIMPIVDKFRSAGITPNQVTVSALLLSILTGVAIALFHDNTWVYLLVPIVMFIRMALNAIDGVMASKYNMKSNLGMLLNELGDVISDLVLYLPFILIVRDEGISVILFIGLSIISEMAGSLVQVIGSKRRYDGPMGKSDRAFLIGLIAFLIVLKINVIPFIHIILYIASLLIVLNIYKRMKNGLKGATYEPQ from the coding sequence ATGATGGTAAGTATTTATGAATTGAAGCCAAAGTTTCAGCAAGTGATCATGCCAATTGTTGATAAGTTTAGAAGTGCAGGTATTACACCCAATCAAGTAACTGTAAGTGCACTTCTTTTGTCTATTTTAACGGGTGTGGCGATAGCATTATTTCATGATAACACGTGGGTTTATTTGTTGGTTCCGATAGTTATGTTTATAAGAATGGCACTGAATGCGATAGACGGTGTAATGGCTTCCAAATATAACATGAAGTCAAATCTAGGTATGCTATTAAATGAACTCGGTGATGTCATAAGTGACTTAGTATTGTACTTACCATTTATTTTGATTGTCAGAGATGAGGGTATTTCTGTGATATTATTTATCGGATTATCAATTATCAGTGAAATGGCAGGAAGTTTAGTTCAAGTTATAGGATCAAAGCGAAGATATGACGGACCTATGGGTAAGAGTGACCGTGCTTTCTTAATTGGTCTTATTGCATTTTTGATAGTGCTAAAGATAAATGTCATTCCATTTATACATATTATTCTTTATATTGCATCACTGCTTATCGTATTGAATATATATAAACGCATGAAAAATGGGTTGAAAGGAGCAACGTATGAACCTCAATAA
- a CDS encoding FMN-binding negative transcriptional regulator, whose translation MFLPKLFKVEDFNALIDFLSKNPFATVISSKDDVPYATQVPVMVDVIDEEVVLSFHLARPNPQNKTLEHNKNVLIQFTGAHGYVSSSWYEQEEVSTWNYQAAQLTGECVVLNEDELMEDLRHLTDHYETGDNARTFDTLSEDVLKQAKGIIGYKVKVREAGLKYKLSQNRSDKDYKNIVLNLRESDNQDDNRLAAEMEKLRD comes from the coding sequence ATGTTCTTGCCGAAATTATTCAAAGTAGAAGATTTTAATGCACTGATAGATTTTTTAAGTAAGAATCCATTTGCTACGGTTATTTCATCTAAGGATGATGTACCGTATGCAACGCAGGTTCCAGTTATGGTGGATGTCATTGATGAAGAGGTCGTGTTATCATTTCATCTCGCAAGACCAAATCCTCAAAATAAGACACTTGAGCATAATAAGAATGTACTGATTCAGTTCACTGGTGCACATGGTTACGTATCATCTTCATGGTATGAACAAGAAGAAGTTTCTACGTGGAATTATCAAGCAGCACAGTTAACAGGAGAGTGTGTTGTTCTGAATGAAGATGAGCTGATGGAAGACCTAAGGCATCTAACGGATCATTATGAGACAGGTGACAATGCGAGAACGTTTGATACATTGAGTGAGGATGTGCTAAAGCAGGCTAAAGGGATTATTGGATATAAAGTAAAGGTTCGTGAAGCGGGTCTTAAATATAAATTAAGTCAGAATAGAAGTGACAAAGATTATAAAAATATCGTCTTGAATTTACGTGAAAGTGATAATCAGGATGATAACCGTTTAGCTGCTGAGATGGAGAAGTTGAGGGATTAA
- a CDS encoding STM3941 family protein: MNEIIIKKSNIRMFFSFLTLVCGGLIFTIFLFYGTADSYEWLLKFMCFSMAGMLYFFSLFYIKQIVLNKPLLIINEEGFYDYSSIFATGNRIVRWSDVENIYPSGDASGALVYVAVKDEFWEREKFWIASRLGIHIMTKFSKGYDDEECFNLMNEAFNEYKKKNGLYVKKRK, encoded by the coding sequence ATGAATGAAATAATAATTAAGAAAAGTAATATTAGGATGTTCTTTTCGTTTTTAACATTAGTTTGTGGTGGTTTAATTTTTACTATATTTTTATTTTATGGTACTGCGGATAGTTACGAGTGGCTTTTAAAATTTATGTGTTTTTCTATGGCAGGGATGTTATATTTCTTTTCTTTGTTCTATATCAAGCAAATCGTATTGAACAAGCCATTACTTATTATTAATGAAGAAGGCTTCTATGATTACTCATCTATCTTTGCGACTGGAAACAGAATTGTACGATGGTCAGATGTTGAAAATATATATCCTTCTGGAGATGCGAGCGGTGCTTTGGTTTATGTAGCTGTTAAGGATGAGTTCTGGGAAAGAGAAAAGTTTTGGATTGCCTCAAGGCTCGGTATTCATATTATGACGAAGTTCTCTAAGGGTTATGATGATGAAGAGTGTTTTAATCTTATGAATGAGGCGTTTAATGAATATAAGAAGAAAAACGGTTTATATGTGAAAAAGCGTAAATAA